A window from Natranaerovirga hydrolytica encodes these proteins:
- a CDS encoding DUF6512 family protein, which yields MKKKLLYYEILMFFIANGLMFVLHDVYKETNIHFLSYISPVNESIYEHMKMVFFALLLVYILFFFIVGKKYINYWFSRFVSLIIAPFLVMVMYYTYSGMLGYNILWVDIMTGVLSILIGQILAYYILTKTKINPFNNVIWACIIMIIAIVFSSLTYNPIHIDLFKDNQTGRYGI from the coding sequence ATGAAAAAAAAACTTTTATACTATGAAATACTTATGTTTTTTATAGCCAATGGCTTAATGTTTGTACTACACGATGTATATAAAGAAACCAACATTCATTTCTTAAGTTATATCAGTCCAGTTAATGAGAGTATCTATGAGCATATGAAGATGGTGTTTTTTGCACTCTTACTTGTGTATATTCTATTCTTTTTTATTGTAGGTAAAAAATACATTAACTACTGGTTTTCACGCTTTGTTTCATTAATAATAGCCCCTTTCCTTGTCATGGTAATGTATTATACATACTCAGGTATGCTAGGTTATAATATATTATGGGTAGATATTATGACAGGAGTCCTGTCTATTCTTATAGGCCAAATTTTAGCGTATTATATCCTTACAAAAACAAAAATCAATCCATTTAACAATGTGATTTGGGCCTGTATCATTATGATTATAGCTATTGTATTTAGTAGTTTAACTTACAATCCAATACACATTGATTTGTTTAAAGACAATCAAACCGGTAGATATGGGATATGA
- the hflX gene encoding GTPase HflX yields MTGNNKIEEKVLLVAVEFNNQDTKDSLIELEELVKTAGGTTIEKITQNRESIHPTTYVGKGKLNEIREKVLALDITTVVCDDELSPAQLRNLEEALEVKVIDRTTIILDIFAQRAQTKEGIIQVELAQLQYRLTRLVGLGKSLSRLGGGIGTRGPGEKKLETDRRHIRNTISQLSKELKDIKKHRELIREQRKKKKIPVIAIVGYTNAGKSTLLNRLTQADVLEEDKLFATLDPTTRMLELPSGQQVFLTDTVGFIRKLPHHLINAFQGTLEEVRYADIILHVVDSSNHQAQKHIHVVYETLNDLKALDKPIITVYNKQDALDENLILKDFKAQKEVSISALKEEGIAYLLEAIEDILKQQSKQIEKIIPYNEGNILNTIRTYGQIEVEEYKNEGVYIKAYLPVEIYEKVNRI; encoded by the coding sequence ATGACAGGAAATAATAAGATAGAAGAAAAAGTATTGTTAGTAGCGGTAGAATTTAATAATCAAGATACAAAAGACTCACTTATAGAATTAGAGGAATTGGTAAAAACTGCCGGTGGTACAACCATAGAAAAAATAACACAAAACAGAGAGAGTATCCATCCAACAACCTATGTAGGAAAAGGTAAATTAAATGAAATCAGAGAAAAAGTATTGGCATTAGACATAACAACTGTTGTTTGTGATGATGAGTTGTCACCTGCTCAATTACGCAATCTTGAAGAAGCTTTAGAAGTAAAAGTTATTGATAGAACCACCATTATTCTAGACATTTTCGCACAAAGAGCACAGACGAAAGAAGGTATTATTCAAGTTGAGTTGGCTCAATTACAATATAGGCTAACACGGTTGGTTGGACTTGGAAAATCATTATCTCGGCTGGGGGGAGGTATTGGAACAAGAGGCCCAGGTGAAAAGAAATTAGAAACAGACCGTAGACATATTAGAAATACCATTAGCCAATTATCAAAAGAATTAAAAGACATCAAAAAACATAGAGAACTAATCAGAGAACAAAGAAAAAAGAAAAAAATACCAGTGATTGCAATTGTTGGTTATACCAATGCTGGTAAATCAACATTACTTAATCGACTAACCCAGGCAGATGTTTTAGAAGAAGACAAGCTATTTGCAACCTTAGATCCCACGACAAGAATGTTAGAATTACCAAGTGGACAACAAGTTTTTTTGACAGATACAGTTGGGTTTATAAGAAAATTACCACACCATTTAATTAACGCTTTTCAAGGAACACTTGAAGAGGTAAGGTATGCAGATATTATTTTGCATGTGGTAGATAGCTCTAATCATCAAGCACAAAAGCATATACATGTTGTATATGAGACATTAAATGATTTAAAAGCACTTGATAAACCCATCATAACTGTTTATAATAAACAAGATGCTCTGGATGAGAATCTTATTTTAAAAGATTTTAAAGCCCAAAAAGAAGTGTCTATATCGGCATTAAAAGAAGAAGGTATAGCCTATTTACTGGAAGCCATAGAAGATATTTTAAAACAACAATCTAAGCAAATTGAAAAAATCATACCTTATAATGAGGGCAATATTTTAAATACCATTCGTACCTATGGACAAATCGAGGTAGAAGAATACAAAAATGAAGGTGTTTATATTAAAGCGTATTTGCCAGTGGAGATTTATGAAAAGGTTAACCGCATATAA
- a CDS encoding dihydrofolate reductase, producing MNCIVAVEKNWGIGCQGRLLTYLPGDLKYFKEKTLDKVVILGRKTLSTFPNGMPLKGRTNIILTRDKNFQCEGAIVKHNVEDVLELIKEYDKENVFVIGGESIYNQFMDHCETAYVTKIHDSFQSDVFFPNLDEKKEWQLIEESHINNHNDIAYQFCVYKKVSK from the coding sequence ATGAATTGTATTGTAGCAGTTGAAAAAAATTGGGGAATAGGTTGTCAAGGCAGATTGTTAACGTATTTGCCAGGTGATTTAAAATATTTTAAAGAAAAAACTTTAGATAAAGTCGTTATCTTAGGACGAAAAACCTTAAGTACGTTTCCAAATGGTATGCCATTAAAAGGAAGAACCAATATTATTTTAACAAGGGATAAAAATTTCCAATGTGAAGGCGCCATTGTAAAACATAACGTAGAAGACGTTTTAGAACTTATAAAAGAATATGATAAAGAAAATGTGTTTGTTATTGGTGGAGAAAGCATATACAACCAGTTTATGGACCACTGTGAAACAGCATATGTTACAAAAATACACGATTCATTTCAATCAGATGTATTTTTCCCAAATCTAGACGAGAAAAAAGAATGGCAGTTGATTGAAGAAAGTCATATTAATAACCATAATGATATAGCCTACCAATTTTGTGTTTACAAAAAGGTATCAAAATAA
- a CDS encoding S8 family peptidase, giving the protein MQNQKLENQLNLALDVSERVREQTLDLAVGYIAEMDVWELIVKYNGNIMALEEELGIEIEVLTNDYAILYVPEFLINRLTDYPQIEFIEKPKQIFFSLELSKRAACITRVQESPYDLQGEGVIVAIIDSGIDYSHPDFRNEDGTTRIIELWDQTIPGNPPEGFIQGSIFTQDEINEALEQRTRTEQLQIVPSVDLSGHGTHVASIAAGNGRASDGRFRGVAPKSDLLIIKLGDPATESFPRTTELMRGISYAVNKAIELDQPIAINLSFGNNYGPHDGSSLLETFIDNMTGVGRNVIVIGSGNEGAAAHHTGGILTQGQPETIEIAVASTERTLNIQIWKSYFDTIDIYITNPAGITVGPLTRRLGTQRFIMGRTEVLVYYGEPTPYNKAQEIYIEMVPLNTYIDGGIWRIRLDPVDIVVGNYNMWLPTSEVLQSVTRFLDPIVFSTLTTPSTARKSITVGAYNSVTNSVADFSGRGYTRYFENIKPDLVAPGVNISAAAPGGGYDTKSGTSMATPFVTGSSALLMEWGIVRGNDPFLYGEKIKAYLIDGTNKPIARFTYPNTELGFGTLCLQSSLDRALFIT; this is encoded by the coding sequence TTGCAAAATCAAAAATTAGAAAACCAATTAAACTTAGCTTTAGACGTTTCAGAGAGAGTAAGGGAGCAAACATTGGATTTAGCAGTAGGCTATATAGCAGAGATGGATGTATGGGAGTTGATTGTTAAGTACAATGGCAATATTATGGCATTAGAAGAAGAACTTGGGATAGAAATTGAAGTGCTTACAAATGACTATGCCATTTTGTATGTACCAGAGTTTTTAATCAATCGCTTAACGGATTATCCACAAATTGAGTTTATTGAAAAACCAAAACAAATCTTTTTTAGCTTGGAATTGAGTAAAAGAGCGGCATGTATAACAAGAGTACAAGAATCACCTTATGATTTGCAAGGCGAAGGTGTCATTGTGGCGATTATTGATTCAGGAATTGACTATTCACATCCAGACTTTAGAAACGAAGATGGTACGACAAGAATTATAGAGTTATGGGACCAAACCATACCTGGCAATCCGCCAGAAGGTTTTATACAAGGTAGTATTTTTACACAAGATGAGATTAACGAAGCTTTGGAACAAAGAACAAGAACAGAACAATTACAAATCGTTCCAAGTGTAGATTTAAGTGGACATGGAACCCATGTAGCCAGTATCGCAGCAGGTAATGGTCGCGCAAGTGATGGGCGATTTAGAGGCGTTGCTCCAAAAAGTGATTTATTAATTATAAAATTAGGTGACCCTGCAACAGAGTCTTTTCCAAGAACCACAGAATTAATGAGAGGCATTAGTTATGCCGTTAATAAAGCCATTGAACTTGACCAACCCATTGCCATTAATTTAAGTTTCGGCAACAATTACGGACCCCATGATGGCAGCTCACTTTTAGAAACATTTATTGACAATATGACAGGTGTAGGAAGAAATGTTATTGTGATTGGTTCAGGGAATGAAGGGGCAGCAGCACATCATACAGGAGGGATTTTAACTCAAGGACAGCCAGAAACCATAGAAATAGCTGTGGCTAGTACAGAGAGAACCCTTAATATTCAAATATGGAAGTCTTATTTTGATACCATTGATATTTATATTACCAATCCAGCAGGCATTACAGTAGGTCCCCTGACAAGACGGTTAGGAACCCAAAGGTTTATCATGGGGAGAACAGAAGTGTTGGTTTATTATGGCGAACCAACGCCTTATAATAAGGCTCAAGAGATATATATTGAGATGGTTCCATTAAATACATATATTGACGGTGGAATATGGCGTATCCGGTTGGATCCAGTAGATATTGTAGTAGGGAATTATAATATGTGGTTACCTACAAGTGAAGTATTACAATCGGTTACACGATTTTTAGATCCAATAGTCTTTTCTACTTTAACCACACCATCTACAGCTAGAAAATCCATTACAGTTGGGGCATACAATTCAGTGACCAATAGTGTGGCAGATTTTTCTGGAAGAGGTTATACCAGATATTTTGAAAATATAAAACCAGACTTAGTGGCACCAGGTGTTAATATATCAGCGGCTGCACCAGGTGGTGGGTATGATACAAAAAGTGGTACGTCTATGGCAACACCATTTGTTACAGGTTCTTCAGCGTTGCTTATGGAATGGGGAATTGTAAGAGGCAATGATCCTTTTTTATATGGAGAAAAAATAAAAGCTTATTTAATCGATGGCACCAACAAGCCTATTGCTCGATTTACCTATCCTAATACAGAACTTGGTTTTGGCACATTATGTTTACAGTCCAGTTTAGATAGAGCTTTATTTATCACATAA
- a CDS encoding branched-chain amino acid aminotransferase — MLDIRIEKTTSPKEKPDANHLDFGALFTDHMFVMDYDINKGWYNPRIEPYQPLTLDPSAMVFHYGQEMFEGMKAYKGVHNEVLLFRPEKNIERTNKTNDRICIPKIDEEDMLQAIRTFVDLEKDWIPEADGTALYIRPFIIATDPYLGVRPSNTYKFMIIACPVGAYYTEGINPVKIWVETEFVRAVPGGVGEAKTGGNYAASIKAQMKAKERGYTQVLWLDGVERKFVEEVGTMNVFFKIDGEIITPELTGSILAGVTRNSVIELLNQWNQKVTERRITIDEIYEAHKEGLLEEVFGTGTAAVISPVGELNYNGNIITINNNEIGPLSQQIYDTITGIQTGAIEDTFGWTLKV, encoded by the coding sequence GTGTTAGATATAAGAATCGAAAAAACAACAAGCCCAAAGGAAAAGCCAGATGCAAATCATTTGGATTTTGGCGCCTTATTTACAGATCATATGTTTGTAATGGACTATGACATTAATAAAGGTTGGTATAACCCAAGAATTGAACCTTATCAACCCTTAACATTAGATCCGTCTGCAATGGTTTTTCATTATGGTCAAGAAATGTTTGAAGGTATGAAAGCATACAAAGGGGTTCATAATGAAGTGTTGCTGTTTAGACCTGAAAAAAATATTGAAAGAACCAATAAAACCAATGACAGAATATGTATTCCTAAAATAGATGAAGAAGATATGCTACAAGCTATAAGAACATTTGTGGACTTAGAAAAGGATTGGATACCAGAAGCAGATGGAACAGCATTATACATAAGACCTTTTATCATTGCTACAGATCCATACTTAGGCGTCAGACCATCAAATACCTATAAATTTATGATTATAGCTTGTCCAGTGGGTGCTTATTATACAGAAGGTATTAACCCAGTAAAAATTTGGGTAGAAACAGAATTTGTAAGAGCGGTACCAGGAGGCGTAGGAGAAGCCAAAACAGGCGGTAACTACGCAGCAAGTATCAAAGCTCAAATGAAAGCCAAAGAAAGAGGTTACACTCAAGTATTATGGCTTGATGGGGTAGAAAGAAAGTTTGTTGAAGAAGTGGGAACCATGAATGTATTCTTTAAAATAGATGGCGAAATCATTACACCAGAATTAACAGGTAGCATCTTAGCAGGAGTAACAAGAAATTCGGTCATTGAATTGCTCAATCAATGGAACCAAAAAGTAACGGAAAGAAGAATAACAATAGACGAAATATATGAAGCCCATAAAGAAGGGTTATTAGAAGAAGTTTTTGGAACAGGCACAGCAGCAGTTATATCACCAGTAGGGGAATTAAATTATAATGGTAATATCATTACCATTAATAATAATGAAATAGGACCTTTAAGCCAACAAATCTATGATACCATTACAGGTATACAAACAGGTGCAATAGAAGATACATTTGGATGGACTTTAAAGGTATAA
- the thyA gene encoding thymidylate synthase — MSYADKVFINMCQDILQNGYSSEGQDVRPQWDDGTPAHTIKKFGVVNRYDLSKEFPIMTLRPTNLKAAIDEILWIWQKKSNNINDLNSKIWNSWADESGSIGKSYGYQLGVKHKYPEGEMDQVDRVLFDLKNNPYSRRIMTNIYVHQDLNEMNLYPCAYSMTFNVTGNTLNGILNQRSQDILVANNWNVVQYSVLLHMVARASGLEAGELVHVIADAHIYDRHIPIIEELISRETYEAPELKINQDIKDFYKFKVEDFTLINYKAGAQVKKIPVAV; from the coding sequence ATGAGTTATGCAGATAAGGTGTTTATCAATATGTGTCAAGATATTTTACAAAATGGTTATAGTTCAGAAGGACAAGATGTCAGACCACAATGGGATGATGGAACACCTGCCCATACCATTAAAAAATTTGGTGTAGTGAACCGATATGATTTATCTAAAGAATTTCCAATCATGACCCTAAGACCAACTAATTTAAAAGCTGCTATTGATGAGATATTATGGATATGGCAAAAAAAATCCAATAACATTAATGACTTAAACAGCAAGATATGGAACAGTTGGGCAGACGAAAGTGGGTCAATAGGCAAATCATATGGCTATCAATTAGGAGTTAAACATAAGTATCCAGAAGGGGAAATGGATCAAGTCGACAGAGTGTTATTTGATTTGAAAAATAACCCTTATAGCCGGAGAATAATGACCAATATATATGTTCATCAAGATTTGAATGAGATGAATTTATATCCGTGTGCTTATAGTATGACCTTTAATGTGACAGGAAACACATTAAATGGTATTCTTAATCAACGGTCACAAGATATATTGGTGGCAAATAATTGGAATGTGGTACAATATTCAGTATTGTTACATATGGTTGCTAGGGCAAGTGGATTAGAAGCAGGAGAATTGGTTCATGTCATTGCCGATGCCCATATATACGATCGACACATTCCAATAATAGAAGAATTAATTAGTAGAGAAACCTATGAAGCACCAGAACTTAAAATCAATCAAGACATAAAAGATTTTTATAAATTTAAGGTAGAAGATTTTACGTTAATTAATTATAAGGCAGGCGCTCAAGTTAAAAAGATACCTGTTGCTGTATAG
- a CDS encoding nitroreductase family protein — MIDLLKNRRSIRKYKNKPVEKEKIEKILKSALLSPSSRSKRPWEYIVVQDQHIIEQLSKSKEHGSAFIKDAPLLIVVIADESKCDVWVEDASIASIIIQLEAEKLDLGSCWIQIRKRLHNTEITSEAYVKGILEIPEPYKVLSIIAIGYKDDEKESYNLEELAYDKIHYNQFTTKG, encoded by the coding sequence ATGATTGATTTACTTAAAAATAGAAGAAGTATAAGAAAATATAAAAACAAACCAGTGGAAAAAGAAAAGATAGAAAAAATATTAAAAAGTGCATTGTTGTCTCCATCATCAAGAAGCAAAAGACCTTGGGAGTATATAGTCGTCCAAGATCAACATATAATAGAGCAATTGTCAAAGTCAAAAGAACATGGCTCTGCTTTTATTAAAGATGCACCATTATTAATAGTAGTGATAGCAGACGAGAGCAAATGTGACGTGTGGGTTGAAGATGCATCTATTGCGTCTATTATTATTCAGTTAGAAGCGGAAAAGTTAGATTTAGGGTCTTGCTGGATTCAAATAAGAAAAAGACTTCATAATACAGAAATCACATCCGAAGCCTATGTAAAAGGTATATTAGAAATACCTGAGCCCTATAAAGTTTTATCTATTATTGCTATAGGATATAAAGATGACGAAAAAGAAAGTTATAATTTAGAAGAACTTGCCTATGATAAAATACATTATAATCAGTTTACTACGAAAGGATGA
- a CDS encoding LURP-one-related/scramblase family protein, with amino-acid sequence MKYLIREKIFALTNDFTIKDENESPCYEVQSKFLTIGKKLHFRDMSGTELLYIEQQLFKFLPEYFIYDYKKNLLGKVKKKLSFITAQFDITSSYGNYQMEGDLFRYNFVVRKNGLEVARVSKKFFSFTDHYGVDVADNEDQTFMLALIIVIDQIVHDNKGKNN; translated from the coding sequence ATGAAGTATTTAATACGAGAAAAAATATTTGCTTTAACCAATGACTTTACCATTAAAGATGAAAATGAATCACCGTGTTATGAAGTCCAATCAAAATTTTTAACCATTGGTAAAAAGCTTCATTTTAGAGATATGAGTGGCACAGAATTATTATATATTGAACAACAATTGTTTAAATTTTTACCGGAATACTTTATATATGATTATAAAAAAAATTTATTAGGTAAAGTAAAAAAGAAACTGTCTTTTATAACGGCGCAATTTGATATAACCAGTTCATATGGTAATTATCAAATGGAAGGTGATTTATTTAGATACAATTTTGTGGTAAGAAAAAATGGATTAGAAGTAGCACGGGTTTCTAAGAAGTTTTTTAGTTTTACAGACCACTATGGTGTAGATGTAGCAGATAATGAAGATCAAACATTCATGTTGGCATTGATTATTGTTATTGATCAAATTGTACATGATAATAAGGGTAAGAATAACTAA
- a CDS encoding tetratricopeptide repeat protein: MKRLMVICLALWIFSGCVSEKNVATEFNDSGLQHFNEEDYESAIKDFENALLTEENAVFYYNKGMALKNNGNEKEAIEAFEKATELDPELGEAYYNIGLIYIELNDLENAKINLEKAVDDSIELALPYIGHIYEKEGNYEKAIQFLKKYTDHQQEASIYNQIGLMKVELGNYELALDSFKQALEIENANREILFNIAIIYQYLNELEQAKDYLLVLLEHYPEDEKAQKELTFINYRMKE, from the coding sequence ATGAAAAGGTTAATGGTAATTTGCCTGGCATTATGGATTTTTAGTGGCTGTGTGTCAGAAAAGAATGTAGCTACAGAATTTAATGATTCTGGATTACAACATTTTAATGAAGAGGATTATGAAAGTGCAATAAAAGACTTTGAAAATGCTTTATTAACAGAAGAAAATGCCGTGTTTTATTATAATAAAGGAATGGCACTAAAAAACAATGGCAATGAAAAGGAAGCCATAGAGGCATTTGAAAAAGCTACAGAGTTAGACCCTGAATTGGGCGAGGCTTATTATAATATAGGATTAATATACATTGAATTAAATGATCTAGAAAATGCAAAAATAAATTTAGAAAAAGCTGTAGATGACTCAATAGAGCTAGCATTACCTTATATAGGACATATTTATGAAAAAGAAGGTAACTATGAAAAAGCCATACAGTTTTTAAAAAAGTATACCGATCACCAACAAGAAGCGTCCATTTACAATCAAATTGGACTAATGAAAGTTGAATTAGGCAATTATGAATTGGCATTAGACAGCTTTAAACAAGCATTGGAAATCGAAAATGCAAATAGAGAGATTTTGTTTAACATTGCAATTATTTATCAGTATTTAAATGAATTAGAACAAGCCAAAGATTATTTGTTAGTCTTGTTAGAGCATTACCCAGAAGATGAAAAGGCTCAAAAAGAATTAACATTTATAAACTATAGAATGAAAGAGTGA
- a CDS encoding ribonucleoside triphosphate reductase — protein sequence MFEVVKRDGEVTSFDLIKIKEAITKAFKATQKQYNDNILDMLSLRVTADFQNKIKDNFINVEDIQDSVETVLEQSGYTDVAKAYILYRKQREKFRNMKSTILDYKDIVNSYVNEEDWRVKENSTVTYSVGGLILHNSGAITANYWLSEVYDEEIGKAHKNGDLHIHDLSMLTGYCAGWSLRQLIEDGLGGVTGKITSAPASHLSTLCNQMVNFLGIMQNEWAGAQAFSSFDTYLAPFVKIDNLSYGEVKQCIQSFVFGVNTPSRWGTQSPFSNITLDWTVPSDLAELPAIVSGKPQDFKYKDCQEEMNLINKAFIEIMIEGDANGRGFQYPIPTYSITNEFDWSDNENNRLLFEMTAKYGTPYFSNYVNSDMEPSDIRSMCCRLRLDLRELRKKTGGFFGSGESTGSIGVVTINLPRIAYLSSDEKEFFDRLDHMMDIAARSLKIKREVVTKLLEEGLYPYTKSYLGTFENHFSTIGLLGMNEVGLNANWLGKDLTDEATQAFGLKVLDHMRERLSDFQEEYGDLYNLEATPAESTSYRLAKHDRKRWSDIKTAGNEGDTPYYTNSSHLPVEYTEDVFEALDVQDDFQAKYTSGTVFHAFLGEKVTDWKSAAKLVRSIASNYKLPYYTLSPTYSICKSHGYLTGEIYSCPECGEKTEVYSRITGYYRPVQHWNDGKAQEFKNRQEYKPNIKLLKKAIVENEEAQEEVAAATMEEPGKDSKLLFTTKTCPNCHVAKDFLKNDTIEVLDSEENVDLVNQFNIRNAPTLVVVKGGKVNQYIGLSDIKKYTEQAN from the coding sequence ATGTTTGAAGTAGTAAAAAGAGATGGAGAGGTAACATCATTTGATTTAATTAAGATTAAAGAGGCCATTACAAAAGCCTTTAAAGCAACACAAAAACAATATAACGATAATATACTGGATATGTTGTCTTTAAGAGTAACAGCGGATTTTCAAAATAAAATAAAAGACAACTTTATTAATGTAGAGGACATACAAGATAGCGTGGAAACGGTTTTAGAACAATCAGGATATACAGATGTAGCGAAGGCATACATATTATATAGAAAACAACGAGAAAAATTTAGAAATATGAAATCTACAATTTTAGATTACAAAGACATTGTCAACAGCTATGTTAATGAAGAAGACTGGAGGGTAAAAGAAAACTCTACAGTAACCTATTCAGTAGGCGGATTGATTTTACATAATTCAGGTGCAATTACAGCAAACTACTGGTTGTCAGAGGTGTATGATGAAGAAATAGGTAAAGCTCATAAAAATGGAGACTTGCATATCCATGACCTATCGATGTTAACAGGATATTGTGCTGGATGGTCTCTTCGTCAGTTAATTGAAGATGGTTTAGGCGGTGTGACTGGTAAGATAACATCTGCCCCAGCAAGCCACTTGTCAACATTGTGTAATCAAATGGTTAATTTCTTAGGTATTATGCAAAATGAATGGGCAGGCGCTCAGGCTTTTTCTTCATTTGATACCTACTTAGCCCCTTTTGTAAAAATTGATAACTTATCTTATGGTGAAGTCAAGCAATGTATTCAATCATTTGTATTCGGTGTTAATACACCAAGTAGATGGGGGACACAATCACCATTTTCTAATATAACTTTAGATTGGACAGTTCCTAGTGATTTAGCAGAGTTACCTGCTATAGTCAGTGGCAAACCACAAGACTTTAAATACAAAGATTGTCAAGAAGAAATGAACTTAATCAATAAAGCGTTTATAGAAATTATGATAGAAGGAGACGCTAACGGTAGAGGTTTCCAATACCCTATTCCAACATACTCTATAACCAATGAATTCGATTGGTCAGATAATGAAAATAACCGTTTGCTATTTGAAATGACAGCGAAATACGGAACACCTTATTTCTCAAACTATGTGAACAGCGATATGGAGCCTAGTGATATAAGAAGTATGTGTTGTCGATTAAGATTAGACCTTAGAGAACTTAGAAAGAAAACAGGTGGATTCTTTGGTTCAGGAGAAAGTACAGGTTCTATTGGTGTTGTAACCATTAATTTGCCAAGAATTGCTTACTTGTCTTCAGATGAAAAAGAATTCTTTGATCGATTAGATCATATGATGGATATAGCGGCAAGATCATTAAAGATTAAAAGAGAAGTGGTTACAAAGTTATTAGAAGAAGGCCTGTATCCATATACGAAAAGTTACTTAGGTACTTTTGAAAATCATTTTTCAACCATTGGTTTATTAGGGATGAATGAAGTGGGGCTAAATGCCAACTGGTTAGGAAAAGACTTAACAGATGAAGCCACTCAAGCGTTTGGTTTAAAGGTATTAGACCATATGAGAGAGCGTTTATCTGATTTTCAAGAAGAATATGGGGATCTATACAACTTAGAGGCAACACCAGCTGAATCTACAAGCTATCGTTTAGCCAAACACGATAGAAAAAGATGGTCAGATATTAAAACAGCAGGTAACGAAGGCGATACACCTTATTATACCAATAGTTCTCATTTGCCAGTAGAATATACAGAAGATGTTTTTGAAGCATTAGATGTTCAAGATGATTTTCAAGCAAAATATACTTCAGGAACAGTATTTCATGCATTCTTAGGCGAAAAGGTAACGGACTGGAAAAGTGCAGCCAAGTTGGTAAGATCCATTGCAAGCAACTATAAATTACCTTATTATACACTGTCACCAACTTATTCTATTTGTAAATCCCATGGGTATTTAACAGGTGAAATATACAGTTGCCCTGAATGTGGTGAAAAAACAGAAGTATACAGTCGTATAACAGGATATTATAGACCGGTGCAACATTGGAATGATGGAAAGGCACAAGAATTTAAGAACAGACAAGAATATAAGCCAAATATAAAATTATTAAAAAAAGCAATTGTAGAAAATGAAGAGGCACAAGAAGAAGTGGCAGCAGCTACTATGGAAGAACCAGGTAAAGACAGTAAGTTGTTGTTTACAACAAAAACATGCCCCAATTGCCATGTAGCCAAAGATTTTTTGAAAAACGATACCATTGAAGTTTTAGATTCAGAAGAAAATGTTGACTTAGTTAATCAATTTAATATAAGAAATGCACCTACTTTAGTTGTGGTTAAAGGTGGCAAAGTCAACCAATACATTGGCCTATCAGACATTAAAAAATATACTGAACAAGCTAATTAA